The Melitaea cinxia chromosome 16, ilMelCinx1.1, whole genome shotgun sequence genome contains the following window.
gcaatacggtttccgccgCAACAAGTCCACGGAGGATCTTTTAGTGTAtgcctcgcacatctggggcgaagccttggaTAAGCACGGAGAGGCGCTAGCCGTCTCACTTgatatctcgaaggcatttgacagggtctggcatgagagcctattgagtAAGCTTTCGGCTTACGGAATACCCCCTAGCCTGTGTGgctggatatcagatttcctgagtaggcaatcatttcgggtggtcttGGATGGCTCCTCGTTTGATTTGATGGCGGTTAATGtcggtgtccctcagggatcagttctctctgcaaccctcttcttgcTACACATTAATGACCTCCTCAagcccggtatctttggatacgcggacgacagcactgttacggagagatacatGTCCAGTCCCCGAGCTAGTGGGGCTGAAACTCttgagcatagagaggctctggttgaacgcatgaatttggcttaAAAGAGGTacccgattggggtgacgccaatctagtcaaatttaatgctctcaaaacgcaagcgtgtcttttcaccgctaaacggagtccattccctttagctccgactttccggggtgtatctgtaccgatcaccgataATATTGATCttttaggcataaatatttcgtctaatatgaacttcagACAAttcatagaatccaaggcaaaaattgccggtaagaaacttggtatcctcaataaagtcaggcagtacttcacaccggaacagcttctcactttgtaccaagcacaagttcgatccagtatggagtactgcagtcacttatgggatggctctgtcaagtaccagcttgctgctttggagtctgtggatcgacgcgccagaagactcatcggtgacgaaCCACTGGTTAACTCTAGACTACAAAGTcttgaacatcggcgcaaggttgcctgtctgtctgtattttacagaatatatttcggagagtgtgcccaAGAGCtgcacaatttggttccaccatcatcattctaccaccgaaccgctaggcatcgcttgagtgtgcaccgctacgtggttgaaatcccacgatctcgaactaagcgttttgcttcctctttcttaatacgcaccgtaaaaatttggaatgcccttccggcttccgtttttccaaataattacaacttgggtattttcaaatcaagagtcaataggcatcttctaggcaagcgcgcactatcttaggctgcatcttcacttaccatcaggtaagatcgcagtcaagcgctagtctatatatttaaaaaaaaaatagagatcAGATCATACCTGTCTTTTCTCTCTGCTTTTTCTACCAAGGTTGTTGGTTCGATTACCGCCCTTAGTTTCGGTGTAATCATCATTGGCCTCAATCCGtctgttgcagacgatttaaacagtgtcaGCTTGAGTTAATTACACAGCTCTTTTCGTGACTAAATAAGCCGATACGTGAGCGACAACCTTTGCCACACGCCCTGCAGGTAAACCGGGTGGTGTCAGCGACGGAAGAAGCTTGTTGTTGTCGCGTTCTTCTTGCCGCTAAAGTCTCAAACCAAGCTTGATCGTGTATCTTGCGTCCGTCCACAACAACTTTACGCCATCCGTCACGACTCTCGGCAACTGCTTCCCAGTTTTGGTGGTCGATACCAAAGGCGTGCATATCTCGTTTAGCGCAATCCTTAAACCGTAGcatgggcctccccaagttaCGTTTTGCGTTTGCTACAGCACCAAGCAAGATCCGCCGAGGCAGGCGCGAGGGCTCCATTCGATGCACATGCCCTAGCCAACGCAACCGCTTCTGCTTGAGTAACGCTGTGAAGCTAGGCAGCTGTGCAATATTAAGAACCCGCTCGTTGGTAACTCTGTCCTCCCAGGATATGCCCAAGATGTTACGAAGACAGCGCATATGGAAGGCGTTTAGTCGACGTTCTTGTTTCGCGTACGTCGTCCAGGTTTCAGCTCCGTAAGAGAGAATACTCAAGATGCATGCCTGATAGACGATCATCTTGGTACGCGTGGTAAGATGTTTGTTTTTCCATACTCTCGTATTAAGCTGCCCGAAGGTGGTCGCCGCTTTGCCGATACGAATATCGATCTCCGCATCAAGCGAGAGATTGTTCGACACGGTAGACCCTAGATACGCAAACTTGTTTACGACAGCCAGGGGCACGCCATCCAACGTAATTTTCGGTATTTTCGTGCTTCCCTGCACCATCACAACGGTTTTTTTGGCATTTATCGTCATTGAGAACAGTGCACATGCCCGGGCGAACCTGTCCAATATGGTCTGAAGCTCGAGAGCGGAGTCAGCGACAAAAGCTGCGTCATCGGCAAATAAGAGGCTGTCTACAAAAATGTCCTCGCGATTACGCTTGGATTTGAGAAGTTTTGTGATGTTATAGAGCTTCCCATCCGTCCTCGTATAAAAATGGATACCCTGTTGGTCATTGCCGAACGCTTCTCTTAAGAGTAATGAAAAGAATATACCAAACAGGGTAGGGGCCAATACGCAGCCCTGTCGTACACCTCTACGCATCTCGAACGGACCGGATGTGTTTCCGTTGAATATGACAGAACCTTTCATATCTTTATGGAAGCATTTCGTCAGGCTCAGAAGTTTTGATGGACACCCAATGCTTTCAAGTCCGTTATATAGTCCATCTCTGCTAACCGTATCGAAAGCCTTATTCAGGTCAACAAACGCCACAAACAGAGGTATGTTCTGCTCCCTACTCTTCTCCTGTAGTTGTCGGAGCGTAAACACCATATCGATTGCGGAACGCTGTGCACGAAACCCGCACTGTGATTCCGGATACACACGATTAGCTAGTTTCTGGATTCGCCCAAGAACCACTCGTCCAAAAAGCTTGCCTACTATGCTTAGTAAGGATATCCCACGGTAGCAGTTACAATCGCCGCGGTCGCCTTTACCCTTATATAAAGTTATGATGTTAGCGTCGCGCATATCTTGCGGTATGTATCCTTTTTCCCAGCATTTCCACAATAGATTGTGCAGAACAGGTAATATACACTTGAGTCTGATTATTTCGGCGTGGGTGCCATCGCTGCCGGGGCTTTTGCCGCATTTTAGCTGCTTGACAGCTTTGAGCAATTCCTCTACAGTAGGCGGATCGTCTAGCTCCTCCCAGGTGGCCAGTTTTGGCATGTTATGCACAGCCTCCCGCTGAACGTCCACTGGTTGTGAATATAGACCGGTGTAATATTCCACCCATCTCGACATTTGCCTCAGGCTATCTGATATAATAGTGCCATCAGCTTCTTTTAGTGGAGCTGTCTTCTTAATAACTGGCCCTAAAGCGGTTCTGATTCCTGAGTAAACGCCGCCAAAATTACCCGTGTCTGCGCAAGATTGAATGCTCATACAGAGGTCGTTCCAGTAAGCGTTAACAAAGTGCCGCGTACTACGTTGCAAATTTGCTTTAGCAATTCTAAGCTCATCGGATGATTTCGGACAGGGGTTTTTTCGGTAGTTTAGAGCTGCCTTACGTTTGGAATCCAGCAGAGGTTGAAGTTGCTGGATGTTGTCAATAAACCAGTCCTGTGATTTAGTATCCTGGTGGCCAAATACTTCACAAGCTGTTGTTGTTAGGAGTCGTTTGACTTTACTCCACTCTTCATCTACAGACATAGAAGCATCCCAGGAAGCGGTTTCGCTGCGAACCGAAGTCTCATATTTTTGGACCATCTCATCGTCTCTGGTATTTTGAAGAGCAATTCGTCTTCTACCGAACGGCCTGGATGTGtggatcttttttttttacgacgGCAATACACGCCACGACGAGGGAGTGGTCTGTTTCGCATTCGGCGCTGTGAAAGGTACGTGTGTGAAGTGTTTCGCCCAGGTCGCTCTTTCTAGTGAGTATTAGGTCAAGTTGATGCCAATGACCAGAGCGTGGATGTCTCCAGGAAACCTTACTTGATGGCTTTCCCTTGAAGTAGGTATTGGTAACGCAAAGTGAGTGTCTTGAAGAGAATTCGAGCAAGCGTTGCCCGTTCTCGTTGATCTTACCAACGCCATGGGTGCCAATACATTCTGGCCACGCACTGTGATTTTGGCCGACGCGAGCATTTAAATCACCCAAGATGTAAAGGCGGTCTCGGGGTTTTACTTTCTGTATCACAGATTCAAGTTGGTCGTAGAACTGACTTTTGGCTTCATCGGTTGCCATCAACGTTGGAGCGTAGGCGGAgatgattgtaataaaaccgCACTTGGTATTTAGACGCAACACCATAACACGCTCCGACACACCGTGTGGTGTTTCTATGGATGACAGGAGGTCGTTTCTTACCGCAAAGCCAACACCATGCTCGCGAACGGCTTCAGTGTCTTTACCTTTCcagaaaaatgtataatttttttcacgaATGGATCCCTCACCAGGCAGTCTCGTTTCTTGCAAGGCACATAATGATACACCCAGCCGACAGAGCTCCATATCAATCACTGCGGTTTTACGCGGATCTTGTACGTTCTGTAAATCTCCGCAGGTGTTCGGGAGACCTGTCCTCATAGTACGGACATTCCATGTCGAAATGCGCATGGCAGTGTTATGTTggttctttgtttttttattattattttgacctTTATCCGCAGGTGTGCTAGATAACGGCGCCAATTATCCAGATATAGTCTGGTGCTCCCTACACCCTAAAGGAACAAACCAGCACCGAGACGGATCGGTACCCTACTGGCCGGGGGCTGCCCAGCTTGAAGCGGGCGGTAACCAATCAGTGGGCCTTCGATGGACCCTCCCACTGACGAGAGCGACCCCTAGCGCCCGCGCTTACGTCCATACGCGCGGACTTAAAACTGGTAACTGCCACTCCCCGTGTTATTTTCCACGAAGCCGAGCTGACGTGGGTGGAGTATCCTCTccacagacagacactgtgtcgcctaggacattcttaaggaaaacgcagagttgcctaagctctgcgccaccctctcgacctcactggcgaGGCCCACAGGAAcaacgagtcgatacgtgtggagccagtttggCTGCAGGGGTCTTTCGcatttagagctatgccacgaatgcctGACGGAGACCCCGTTCCGGGTTTCAagtgaagttttccttctccaggaccctgataattttgagccaggttaatccctcggtcgccttttacgacccccacgggaagaaagggggtggtgctattctactctgcCGGCAGCACACGGCCATTcggtgtaatatacatatatttattacacaaaaatttatatatattagacgaCTATTAACTAATACACATGCTTAGGAATatatgaccgtgtgtgtatgacaaatgtgtattttataataaaatagtatagacaaagcttgaaatataaaatattccttagcgtaaaatacaaatttatcaCTGTTCTCTACGACACATCTACTCTGTGCTACACGTGCGCAGTTCCAAAGGTGCGATTTGTAAAAGCCAAAGCTCTACACAAATTCGTTGCACCCGGGAACTGAACCGGCAGACATGAATTTTGACTAATATATATTCCATTTTATTGTACGACTATGAAATAAAAACCTAGTTTTGTTAGAATGTAGgcttattgttaaattttagtgTATACATAAAATCTAAATACCAATGAAtctagtaaatataattatatagtcaTTATTACCACTAAAATGTTATTGATAATTTCGTTAAAGCAAAATGTATTTGGTAGTTAGCGAGTTATCCATACATGATGTCttatatatgtaatacaatTGAAACTGACATAAAGCAATCGATTTCGCAATGTCTACGCGATTATGGTAAAttgcttatttaattaataagcaTGTCGATCATGAACGGaaacaaacataaaacataaattaataatttaaaggaCGTAGTGATAATACTTTATAACTAAATAGAAatcattagaaaataaataattgacgaTTTGACAATAAAATTGGTAAATATCCGTGAACGAGGAGtggaaacttttaattaaataagagGAGTTGTTAGCTACGTTGGAGGCGATGTTGTAAAGTTTACGTCtgttaacaatgaaaaatttatttacaattacttaTTGATACAATTATGTTATGTTGAtagaattacattttaatttaaacgtttTGTATCAAACTTCGTCACGAATTTAAACGAGGACGGTTTTAAGCGAAAAAATACAGGCCAAAGTTGTAAGAAAGTGAGCAGTAACAATAGCTTGCGTATTACGTATAAAACAAGCACGTACTtactttactaattttttaaatcgtatcacttataataaaaactgttttttaaattttttttagtcttGAATCTTAAAAATAACCACCTGTCAAATTAATAGAGATTTGAAAACATTGTGattggtaatatatttttatatatactagttTTATCCTGCAGTTTTACCCGCATTAATTTTTgcaaaaaattactaaatattatatagccttagTAAATGgaattttgaacaaaaaaagattttttttatattctaaactgTCGCACCGGAGATAAGCGCCTTTAAAATAAGCAAATTAATTCTTCagtcttataataataatagagattattatttaattttttatacgtgatcattatatttttaacgctagctatttatttgtaataagcTGTACATAAAttctagtttatattttttactatacatagtgaaataaagaataattgtgtttgcaggcaaacgaaaaaaaaaccgacttcaattatatcgacaagtaggtagacgaaaaattagtcaagtaaatacgcattatcaaaaattactccaaaagctgtaatcagatctcgatgaaatttaaatgcgaccacatgataaacatcggctttcgattaaattaaaaattatcaaaatcgatacacccagtaaaaagttatgtggatttttgagtttccctcgattcctctgggatcccatcatcagaccctggtttccttatcacggtaccacacctATATAGGTtatgtcctttccaacaaatttttttttatcaaaatcggttgataaacgacgaagttatccccgaacatacatgaaaaaatatatatatacggtcgaattgagtaacctcctccatttttgaagtcggttaaaaaagaaaaaaattcttagaattaactgaaaaaaaaagttatctatACGAATACTATTGACAATCTTACAAAAATGTGATCtcagaaaaacttttttaagttttgttctTCGACTTTTATAGTGCTAATTTGATATTGGTAAACTATGGTAAGTTTTGTTACGATGGGGACTTTTCCGTTAacttaagtattaaaaaatacttcgaAAATCCTACCTTAACATGTTATAGAAGAATATACGTTAAGTCTCATTACTGTATAAAAGCCTTAAATTTTACTACAAAGTATGATTTGAGCATAACACCGGATTACCGCCTTTATGCATGCAAGGATTGGCCTATTGCTAAGGATTGGCCTGGAACGAGATCATTTCacattatcattaatattaGATTTCTAAAACATTCAACACAAAACATCAATACTTAAATCCTACATATGTAGCATTTCTACTACTGTATGCTCTATGGTTTTTGTTTgagaaaatataatacaatataaaatgaataacagATAATAACAAGACCATGATTTGATTGTAAAAAAACAATAGTATTAATACAACAATACTATTTCAGTACTAATAACTTTGCAATATGGAAACGTTTATTAGcgaataattgttattttatcaaatgattaaaaaaaatcattttactaACATTtccatattattaataagaaaataaaacattattatcgctttgcaatttttttaaatacattttcatcTCAAATATTACGTTAAACTTTTTCACTATAGCTAATTTCAAAATAGAAAGAAGTTCTAATTACTTTTATGTTTACTTTCTGTATTTATGTTGCTACATACACACAATAATAACGATTTCATCATATTTTGTTCTGTTATTCATTATATCTCGAACAAATATTATCAAGAATTTCATCCCTGAGGGAATCAACGGTtgttaatcaaaatatttttattgaaaaaagataataaaaaataattaatttttttttcggttgGAAAATTCTCCGCCATGTTCATtgcttgtttttattataaaatcatgCCTGTAGctcgtaaaataattaataatgaaacgaggaagaaattttgtttaatatttatttaggaaattactttttttaatattaaattaccgGATAAGTAAGTACCGTCAGATTAAAATacactttataaatattctCTCTGATTATaatgattacttttaaaatattgttctctttaagataaaaaaaaaatatatagctctACTTATGTAGGTACTTCTAGTTCAGTTAATGACAATTCCTAAACGATACTACACTGTTACAgcatttacaattattatttataaaattatcgttaaatttatagattataatattttagtaaataaaaaattaatcttattattaaaatgttaaattattattttgctatgttaattaaaaagaatatataaaaattaacaaaaaaggtaACAGAAAACAAATTGACAGATAGCAACATCGTCGCGAGTAAAACTGCATAGGGCAGCAAGCTTATGATACAAAGATTATGATATGAAGGAAGTCGTCGACGCGCTAAtggagtaaaaaaaatagctttatttctCCAGGCTTTTGCATCACGCTTTTAGTGCATGAAATAGGTtcagaatattaatttattattagctgTACCCCGGTAGTATCACACgcattaatttaagaaaaaaatcatatagcCTTCATCGGTTAGTGGGCTATACAACACACAAAAGAATTTTTGatttcgaaccagtagttcctgagattagcgcgtttaacaaacaaatttttcaagtTTAGCTCTGAAGCGGTTATGGTAACATTATTTAATGCCTTGccgcagttccactactaccttggaacttaaaaagtcgaccgatggcgatataaccatccaactgctggctttgtaatacacaggccgaagacgggcagcagcgtcttcggtgtgagaaagccagccctgcggtcaccaacccgcctgcccacctTAGTGACTAtggggaaaaacacatgagttcatgccgttcttggcgcgaacttgtggaggcctatgtccagtagtggactgcgaagggctgctgtgatgatggtgatgatgatttAATGCCGTGGTTTACCAAAGACGGAAAATCCGTTTACATAACAAGTTTATGCAATTCATAGAGAAGGtagaaaaatacttaaatattaaaacatattttttagaaCTAAtactttagtaaaataattatcaataacCAAAATCTACTAAAAATATGGAAAGATTTTAGTATATACAAGTCATAAcaatagattaaataaatattattgatttaaaatttaagaagaTATTACGTAATACacgtatcaaaatataataaattaaaattgtgcaCGTTATGCTTTTTTACaccacttaaaaatattaattataatattccaaaaaaaaaaagtgaattcgTCATACCTATCCCGCTCCGACTCAAGTTCGGAATTTTCGCAGGACGTAATGAAAAATGGATCAGACATCTATCATAAACTCTTTTCCGCGATATTCCGAAACGCAAAAACTTACCGGGAACGTGAATAATGTCACGCGAAATTAAATCCCCGAGGCTATAAAGAGCAGATGACGGCTTCGTGGCTAACTTCCTGATTTTAACTGGAGGCCGCTAGCgacgttaaatttaaattgacattttgaagatttttattCGAAACAATTGTTGTCTTCGCACATTTTTATAGACAGATAACATTCAATTcgtttttgtgtatttttcgtatatttaacggtaatatagttaatattttacattttacaaaaacaaagggtataaatatttgattcacttacgccgagttgcacgaaaagaaattaaaatttaagtagtgattaaaataatttaatcgcaagaattgtatgaaattcttgtgattaaattagtttaatctctacttaaattttaattttgtttcgtgcaacccAGGGTTAGAGTTATTGGAAAAGGCATCACACATATACTTACATGCATActatatttatctaaaataacaTAGAATAGTACGcatctaatttatataaaagtcatTATTGatcagtttaaatataaatatataaaatttcttgtgaaatagtaattttatcaaTGACTAGATATAATGATAAACAGACCTCTTTGGAGGTATTAATTTAGAAAGGATCATGAAGTTTTTTGATATGTGCCTCGGAAGCCGAAAGTTTTTTATCTCAAGACCAATACCATCAAACTCAAATTGCGTGGAAAAGATTTCTTTTATCCCCTATAGTTTATA
Protein-coding sequences here:
- the LOC123660958 gene encoding uncharacterized protein LOC123660958; translation: MVQKYETSVRSETASWDASMSVDEEWSKVKRLLTTTACEVFGHQDTKSQDWFIDNIQQLQPLLDSKRKAALNYRKNPCPKSSDELRIAKANLQRSTRHFVNAYWNDLCMSIQSCADTGNFGGVYSGIRTALGPVIKKTAPLKEADGTIISDSLRQMSRWVEYYTGLYSQPVDVQREAVHNMPKLATWEELDDPPTVEELLKAVKQLKCGKSPGSDGTHAEIIRLKCILPVLHNLLWKCWEKGYIPQDMRDANIITLYKGKGDRGDCNCYRGISLLSIVGKLFGRVVLGRIQKLANRVYPESQCGFRAQRSAIDMVFTLRQLQEKSREQNIPLFVAFVDLNKAFDTVSRDGLYNGLESIGCPSKLLSLTKCFHKDMKGSVIFNGNTSGPFEMRRGVRQGCVLAPTLFGIFFSLLLREAFGNDQQGIHFYTRTDGKLYNITKLLKSKRNREDIFVDSLLFADDAAFVADSALELQTILDRFARACALFSMTINAKKTVVMVQGSTKIPKITLDGVPLAVVNKFAYLGSTVSNNLSLDAEIDIRIGKAATTFGQLNTRVWKNKHLTTRTKMIVYQACILSILSYGAETWTTYAKQERRLNAFHMRCLRNILGISWEDRVTNERVLNIAQLPSFTALLKQKRLRWLGHVHRMEPSRLPRRILLGAVANAKRNLGRPMLRFKDCAKRDMHAFGIDHQNWEAVAESRDGWRKVVVDGRKIHDQAWFETLAARRTRQQQASSVADTTRRIEANDDYTETKGGNRTNNLGRKSREKRQVFRVKDPTLPSPSTFNSIYEIFYRRALCRIQFYTVKDKVKGINKKDDVPTRAVASE